From Lactobacillus sp. PV012:
AGTTTAATTCCTGGATTTACACTAAAACTCATTCCCGTTGCTTGACCAGGATTGTGGTATGGATCTTGACCTAGAATCACAACTTTTGTTTTAGAAAAAGGTGTCAATTTAAAAGCCGTAAATATATGATACATATCTGGATAAATCTGCTTAGTAGCATATTCTTTTTTTAAGAAATCATGAAGATTTTGATATGCAGGACTTTCAAAAATAGGATTTAGAATTGTATCCCAATCATTTCCAATTAAATTTTTAGCCATAATTAACCTTCTTTAATCTACTTAATCTACCATGGTATTATTATAGATGATATTAATACATTATGGAGGTTTTTATGATTAAATTAATTGCCAGCGATATGGACGGTACCCTTTTAAATGGGGAGATGCAGATTTCCTCAGAAAATATACGCGCAATCAAACATGCTCAAAAAATGGGAATAGAATTTTTAGTGGCAACTGGTAGAACCCGTAATGAAGCTCTACCACTTCTTAAAAAAGCTGGACTGGATACAGGCTACATAAACATTAATGGAGCCCAAGTTTATGATACTCAAGGAAACTTAGTTATTGAAAAACCTATTGCTCGTAATAAAGCACTTGAAGTAATCAAAATTTTAAAAGAATCTGGTTCTTATTTTGAAATAGCATCAGGAGACCACGTTTATTCTGAATCTCGCATTCGTCGCATTTCTAATGTGTCTGATCTCTTAGTAGACTTAAATAAGCATCTCTCTTTGAAAAATGTAGTTTCTTTTGCGGGCGGATCTGATCAAGTCCTAAATGTTACTTTTATTGATTCTTTTGAAAAACTGTTTGCAGATCCAAATTTTAAAGTTATGAAATTTGTGGTCTTTGATCCTGCTGGACCACAAGCTTTTAAAGATATTAGAAAAGAACTTAAAAAAATTGGTGGTTTAGTTGGAACTGCTAGCTCTTCAACAAATCTTGAAATTAATCATGAGGCCGCTCAAAAGGGGATTGCCTTACTAGACTACGGCAAAGCAAAGAACATCACTCCTCAAGAAATTATGGCTATCGGAGATAATTTTAATGATGAATCAATGATTAAGATGGCTGGAATTGGTGTAGCAATGGAAAATGCTGTACCAGAAATTAAGGAAATTGCCTCTTTTATTACCAAAAACAATAATGCATCTGGTGTCGCTCACGCCATTTATACTTTGACTAAGTCTTAGTAAAAGATTTCTCCCTTTGTGATTCCGGCATGTTCTAGCAAATAGAGTAAGTCACGGTATACTAATTGAGTTCCATCTGCGCATTGGTGTCTAATCCAATCATATAAACGATTAAAAATTAATTGTGAGGCAGTCATTAAGATTTCATCATTTTCCTTTGAAACCTCAGGTGCAACCCGCTTTAAATATTCCCTAATTTCTTTTTTATAAAACTCACAATTACATCTTTTTTCCAGTGCTAATTGATAGATATTGTAATAAAAATTCATGTCTTCCTTGATGCGAGCTAATAGATACAACAAGCGCCCTGGTAACTTTTCCTGTTGTCGCATTCGTAAGTGATACTTCATTTCATAAACTACGGCCCGTCTTAACACAGAGTTTAAGGTTTGGTGTACACGGTAAAAATTTGAGCGGGTAATATTCAGGTCTCTACATAAAGTAGTTACTCGCAACGTTTTAACATTCCCTTGAGATAAAGTTTTATGGATATAGGCATGTATCTCAATAAATCCAGTCATTCTTTTCTTTCTCCTCATATAATCCTCATAATTACACTATACTTATAAACAGATAATATATAATATAGCAATATATTTTATAAATTACAATATAAAAAAACAAAAATAGTCTAGATATACTATATCTAGACTATTTTTGTTATCTAATTCGATATTTACGTCGTAATTCACGATCTTGATCTCTTCGTTTAATCGTTTCTCGCTTATCGTATTGTTTTTTACCTTGTCCAACTCCAAGTAAAACTTTGGCAAATCCATGCTTTATATAG
This genomic window contains:
- a CDS encoding Cof-type HAD-IIB family hydrolase → MIKLIASDMDGTLLNGEMQISSENIRAIKHAQKMGIEFLVATGRTRNEALPLLKKAGLDTGYININGAQVYDTQGNLVIEKPIARNKALEVIKILKESGSYFEIASGDHVYSESRIRRISNVSDLLVDLNKHLSLKNVVSFAGGSDQVLNVTFIDSFEKLFADPNFKVMKFVVFDPAGPQAFKDIRKELKKIGGLVGTASSSTNLEINHEAAQKGIALLDYGKAKNITPQEIMAIGDNFNDESMIKMAGIGVAMENAVPEIKEIASFITKNNNASGVAHAIYTLTKS